One Phaseolus vulgaris cultivar G19833 chromosome 11, P. vulgaris v2.0, whole genome shotgun sequence genomic window carries:
- the LOC137835425 gene encoding uncharacterized protein, producing the protein MVATRNNNEAMAEQMTMIQTLQAQMEELQQKGMEDHRQHEEDRRRQEEEIALLREQNARLQQQVDNPEREGQSHMADRTASLIPTPTNTNPAFRAETVERKSSKRGHPFTDEIITTPLPDKWRGLAIKLCDGSTDPDEHLNVYKTQMTLYTTDNNVWCKVFPTSLQGEPLTWFTELPPNSIDDFDILAVKFSTQYATSRPDHMSSMSLLAVQQEKGESLRTFLDRFNKACMHIRGLKQEVALHHLVSAIRPSRFTESLIKKPPQDMEDLRTRATKFMQIEEHIDYHQRFKTVGSGVLKDQTPNKEREVETERTARITPRSDRSRGGRIPRFNSYTPLTVPRGRALDEALQTDLIPILKQYQTPPNADTAKHCQYHRNFGHTTEGCQALKDKIEELIQAGHLRQFVKRTRNSRSPPRSTDRTSRGVDRSYRNDYKRRTDHNQASRKRSESPVRRTRARSISPDRNTRPRQRVREVINMIAGPVNLGEPNHEANYIAGGFAGGGCSNSARKKHLRDIQSAHVTTRRRPHIPPITFTDDDFTAIDPAQDDPMVITVEIDKFTIAKTLVDQGSSVDILYWEIFKKMRIPESEIQPYNEQIVGFSGERVDTKGYIDLYTTFGEEDGLHKTINVRYLLVNAQTSYNILLGRPSINRLKAIVSTPHLAMKFPSATNDIATIHVDQKTARECYVASLKSEPARRLYTTNPDDRVPQKRGRSPTRRFGRHMSRRQMIALVDLDPRMDDPRMEAGEDLHPFPLRDDCHTTHIGTSLKPDDRMAIGTTLVKNSDLFAWTAADMPGVDPQVITHRLSLYREAKPIAQKKRHLGEERRQAAREEADKLLQAGFIWKAHYTTWLANVVMVKKANGKVCVLTTQTSIKLAEKTRILCLPLIVSLTVQPDITSSASLMPTLAIIKSKCTRPTERRRPS; encoded by the coding sequence ATGGTTGCGACAAGAAACAACAACGAGGCTATGGCAGAACAGATGACTATGATTCAAACCCTCCAAGCTCAGATGGAGGAACTGCAACAAAAGGGGATGGAAGACCATCGCCAACATGAAGAAGATAGACGCcgccaagaagaagaaatcgccttattgagagagcagaatgcacgGCTCCAGCAACAGGTCGATAATCCCGAACGAGAAGGCCAATCCCATATGGCCGACCGAACCGCCTCTCTCATACCTACACCGACTAATACCAATCCTGCTTTCAGAGCTGAAACAGTCGAACGAAAGTCCAGTAAAAGGGGTCATCCTTTTACCGACGAAATTATCACCACACCACTTCCTGACAAATGGAGAGGTCTCGCTATTAAACTCTGTGACGGCTCGACCGACCCGGATGAGCATTTAAATGTGTACAAGACGcaaatgactttgtataccACAGATAATAATGTGTGGTGTAAAGTATTCCCCACGTCCCTTCAGGGAGAACCCCTTACTTGGTTTACAGAGCTGCCTCCGAACTCCATTGACGACTTTGACATCTTAGCTGTAAAATTCTCCACTCAATATGCCACCAGCCGACCGGATCACatgtcctccatgtctctcctagcggtacaacaagaaaaaggtgaatctcTCAGAACTTTTCTAGATAGGTTCAACAAAGCATGCATGCACATCCGAGGACTCAAGCAGGAAGTTGCATTGCACCATTTGGTCTCGGCCATCCGGCCGAGCCGTTTTACTGAAAGTCTCATCAAGAAACCGCCTCAAGACATGGAAGACCTTCGAACTcgagcaaccaaattcatgcaaatcgaAGAACACATCGATTACCACCAACGGTTCAAAACCGTCGGATCTGGAGTCCTCAAAGATCAAACCCCGAACAAAGAAAGAGAAGTCGAGACCGAACGCACCGCCCGAATCACTCCAAGATCCGACCGGAGCAGAGGAGGCCGAATCCCCAGGTTTAACAGTTATACCCCCTTAACTGTGCCGAGGGGACGAGCCCTAGATGAAGCACTACAAACAGACTTAATTCCGATATTGAAGCAATATCAAACGCCACCGAATGCAGACACCGCTAAGCATTGTCAATACCATCGAAACTTCGGCCATACGACCGAAGGATGTCAGGCGTTGAAGGACAAAATCGAAGAGCTCATTCAGGCTGGTCATTTGAGACAGTTCGTTAAGAGGACAAGAAATTCAAGATCCCCACCACGGAGTACCGACCGTACATCTCGTGGTGTCGACCGGTCGTACCGTAACGATTACAAACGCCGAACCGACCATAACCAGGCTTCGCGGAAACGCAGTGAAAGCCCCGTTCGGCGTACACGCGCCCGCAGCATAAGTCCCGACCGAAACACCCGCCCTCGCCAACGAGTCCGcgaagtcatcaacatgattgCTGGACCCGTTAATTTGGGCGAACCGAACCACGAAGCTAATTATATAGCTGGAGGCTTTGCCGGTGGCGGGTGCTCAAATTCCGCCCGAAAGAAACATCTCCGAGACATCCAGTCCGCTCATGTTACCACAAGGAGGCGTCCACACATACCTCCGATCACCTTCACTGACGATGACTTTACAGCTATAGATCCAGCCCAGGACGACCCTATGGTAATCACTGTCGAAATTGACAAGTTCACAATTGCCAAGACCTTGGTCGACCAAGGTAGCTCAGTCGACATATTATACTGGGAAATCTTCAAAAAAATGCGCATTCCAGAATCAGAAATTCAACCCTATAACGAACAAATTGTAGGGTTCTCAGGTGAACGGGTCGACACTAAGGGGTATATAGACTTGTATACAACCTTCGGTGAGGAAGACGGTCTCCACAAAACAATAAACGTACGATATCTGCTGGTTAACGCCCAGACTTCTTACAACATCCTGCTCGGTCGGCCGTCTATCAACAGGTTAAAAGCCATTGTCTCCACCCCacacttagccatgaaattTCCTTCGGCCACTAACGACATTGCAACCATCCATGTCGATCAAAAAACCGCTAGAGAATGCTATGTCGCAAGTTTGAAAAGTGAGCCAGCTCGACGACTCTATACAACCAATCCGGACGACCGAGTCCCGCAAAAACGAGGGCGTTCCCCCACACGGCGTTTCGGACGACACATGTCCCGTCGTCAGATGATAGCCCTTGTTGACCTCGACCCTCGCATGGACGATCCCCGTATGGAAGCAGGAGAAGACTTGCATCCATTCCCGCTTCGCGATGATTGCCACACTACGCACATCGGTACTTCGCTGAAACCGGACGACCGAATGGCCATCGGGACGACACTTGTTAAAAATTCCGATCTTTTCGCCTGGACGGCCGCTGATATGCCTGGCGTAGACCCACAAGTTATCACTCACCGATTATCACTGTATAGAGAAGCTAAGCCAATagctcaaaagaaaagacatctAGGCGAGGAACGACGTCAAGCCGCACGTGAGGAAGCCGACAAATTGTTACAGGCTGGATTCATTTGGAAGGCCCATTACACCACCTGGCTAGCCAATGTGGTTATGGTGAAGAAAGCGAACGGAAAAGTATGTGTGTTGACTACACAGACCTCAATAAAGCTTGCCGAAAAGACTCGTATCCTCTGCCTACCATTGATCGTCTCGTTGACGGTGCAGCCGGACATCACATCCTCAGCTTCCTTGATGCCTACTCTGGctataatcaaatccaaatgcacccggccgaccgaaagaagacggccttcatga